In Aedes albopictus strain Foshan chromosome 3, AalbF5, whole genome shotgun sequence, the following are encoded in one genomic region:
- the LOC109422205 gene encoding hydroxyacyl-coenzyme A dehydrogenase, mitochondrial, whose translation MSAPIQKVVIVGAGTMGSGIAMVAAATGHNATLIDVSQEVLDKSRSGIETNAARVARKLFKDDPDSASGFVADALARITYSTNLEECVASADLVIEAIVENMKIKQDLFRRIDSVAPEHVIFASNTSSLSIVEMGSVTKRQDRFAGFHFFNPVPVMKLIEVIKTDKTSADTHGRLMAFGRALGKTCITCKDTPGFIVNRLLFTLTSEALSMLERGDAEVRDIDTALKLGLGHPIGPFELMDMVGLDVTLYIMKEREARLPNDPAAKASPTLVKMVAENKLGVKSGQGFYSYK comes from the exons ATGTCAGCGCCAATACAGAAAGTTGTGATCGTTGGTGCCGGTACCATGGGTTCAGGCATCGCTATG GTGGCTGCAGCAACGGGCCACAATGCCACCTTGATTGACGTTAGCCAGGAAGTTCTTGACAAATCCCGTTCTGGAATCGAGACGAACGCGGCACGTGTAGCGCGTAAACTGTTCAAAGATGATCCAGATTCGGCAAGTGGTTTCGTAGCCGATGCCTTGGCTAGAATAACCTATAGCACCAATCTGGAGGAGTGTGTTGCCTCTGCGGATTTGGTGATCGAAGCGAttgtagaaaatatgaaaatcaaACAAGATCTGTTCAGACGGATTGACAGT GTCGCCCCCGAACACGTGATCTTCGCCAGCAATACGTCATCGTTGTCGATCGTCGAAATGGGTTCAGTAACGAAGCGGCAGGATCGCTTCGCCGGCTTCCATTTCTTCAATCCGGTTCCGGTGATGAAACTGATAGAAGTGATTAAAACGGATAAAACTTCCGCAGACACCCATGGTCGCCTGATGGCGTTTGGTCGGGCCTTGGGGAAAACTTGCATTACCTGCAAGGACACGCCCGGATTCATTGTGAATCGTCTATTGTTCACATTGACATCGGAAGCATTGAGTATGCTAGAGCGAGGTGACGCCGAAGTACGGGATATCGACACGGCACTGAAACTGGGACTGGGACATCCGATTGGACCGTTCGAACTGATGGACATGGTGGGGCTGGACGTTACTTTGTATATAATGAAGGAACGTGAAGCTCGCTTACCGAATGATCCGGCAGCGAAGGCAAGTCCGACTTTGGTAAAGATGGTTGCGGAGAACAAACTTGGCGTTAAAAGTGGTCAGGGATTCTACAGCTATAAATAA